The Macrobrachium rosenbergii isolate ZJJX-2024 chromosome 22, ASM4041242v1, whole genome shotgun sequence DNA segment ttttttttttttttgcagttatagAAAATCACGATCTCACGGATCAAGCAATTTGTTCAGTTCTTCATATTAAACCTGTCTACAATGTGGGCTTCTCTGCTATCCTCTAtgttcctttttcattcattatggCTTCTCTGTCATCATCCAAACGCCCTCTTGTGAAACTGGTGCTATGTTTTCGGCATTAATGCCCGCCTCGGTGGTCCCTCCTCTGTACCACCACCAGGTTAAACACAACGAGGaaccctcctcttcttcttcttctcctctttaagATGTATCTCCCCCAAATAATTCATGAAGAAGCAGAAGCCACCAGGCAGGCGTTCGAACGCCATGAAGTTAAAGTTTGCCAACCCAACATTTAATATTCCGAATCTTTTGACTTACGCCTCTCCACCGGGTTTGCTCCTCTTGTTTACCGATATTTTtccttccaggagagagagagagagagagagagagagagagagagagagagagagagagaaggaggaaacgcgcacgcacacacaaaagaaTATAGATGGTGTCGTTAGCAATTCAATGGGATGccggtgtgtttgtgtttgtgtgtgtgtagtagagagagagagagagagagagagagagagagagagagagagagacttgcaggAAACAAAGTTTCTTTTCGGTTTCGTTTTTCCTctagttaggagagagagagagagagagagaattttatgcaaGGGATATCAACTTGTCGGGTTTTTTTGTAGAAATAAGTATCtagtagtaaagaaaaaaaaaggcttcattcccggtctctctctctctctctctctctctctctctctctctctctctctcgtgtcgctTTTAGACTTAATTCAATGGGTTCCAAGAAATACTTTCGTGCcttagcagaagagagagagagagagagagagagagagagagagagagagagagagagagagagagagagatcagagctCCATGATCGGATGTTGACCTCTGAAGCTACGGTTATTCAGAGGGTCATGTTGATGGCGCCCTCGTCGAGGTAAATATGTTTGCTCATTAAATACTGTTCTcctagaataaagaaaagaaagacgtctgcgcagagagagagagagagagagagagaagatcccaTTTTTTACCCTGGGCTCTTTTCATAATGAAGGTTTGCCCAAACAAGGACACAATGCAAGCCTGCCTTAGTTGTAACTGACTTGACTATTCACCTCACTAATTAGGCGCAGTAAGtgaaccccctccccttccccctcccacctcccccacAAATACCCACACCTACCTCCCCTCTGTTTGTACCCCTCACTTTGCCCTTTCTGTTCGGgggtcgggggtggggggaggagagaaATGAGATGggagaggaaaaggggaagaaggaggatGCTGGAAGAGTTCCTCGTCTGACGACactagcagtctctctctctctctctctctctctctctctctctctctctctctctctctctctctctctctctctctctctctctctctctcgttgtactccacttctatattcttttcttcttcaccaGAATCGAAAAAGGAGGATGACATTAGCattagaagggagagagagagagagagtgaaagagagactTTATTAAAATGACGTTTTAAACGTTTGTAGTCCAGGTAGGAAAGAAGTCATCAAGTGGACGACGTCTGGAAGACGTCATCTTTTACTGGAAGGGGGCTTGGGGATGATGATGGGAGGTGGGGGGAATGTGGGGCTAAGTAGCAGGAGCAAAACCAGTGGCAGGAGCAGTAGCCCGAACAGGGACTCGTATGCTGACGGTGGCGGTGGTGGTCTTTAGTAGGGACGAGTAGAAGGAAAGCCTTTTCAGAGCTGGAGTGTTTGGGAGAGATACGACGACAGTTGGAGACTActttatgcacacatacacacacacacacacacacacacagagagagagagagagaacgttctttTTTGGTGGATACGTAGGATGAAGTGGTTATACTGTAGATGTCCAAGGATTTAAAGGATTTTAATagatgcatattatatatatatatatatatatatatatatatatatatatatatatatatatatatatgtgtgtgtgtgtgtgtgtgtgtgtgcgtgtgtgtgtattgatgtgTTGTCATTGCAACCAATACATTTACAATATTTCATAGGCTTGAAGAGATTAAATCGACTTTTTATGAAATACACAATACATCACTGAACCTCTGTTGCAGTAATAACATGAAAGCCACGCCACAAATATTCACTATTAAGCAATAGTCTCCCTCAGTTCCTAGAAGCATCTAGGCTAGTTTCActagaaaagaaacaatataacAGAAAAAGTGACCGTGCCACAGAAAATGGATCGGGCAGGAGAATTTGAGGGAGGTCTCAGAAGTATTTCAGAAGTTGTTGCTGCTCTTGATTTTAATTCAGAAGTTGTTGCCGcttttgatttaaatttaaaagttgttGCTGCTTCAGATGTAAATTTCAAAGTTGTTTCTGCTTTTGATTTCAATGTAAAGCTTGTTTCCGCTTCTGATTTAAATGTAAAACTTGTTACCGCTTCtgatttaaatgtaaaagttGTTACTGCTTCTGAGTTAAATGTAAAAGTTGTTGCTGGTTCtgatttaaatgtaaaagttttttgcTGCTTCTGATTTAAGTGTAAAAGTTGTTGCTGCTTttgataataattaaaagttgttgctgcttttgattttaatttaaatgttagtgcttttgattttgatttaaatgTTGTTGGTGcttttgatttaaatttaaaagttgttGCTGCTTTTGAGTTAATTTAAAAGTTGTTGCTGTTTctgatttaaatttaaaagttgtcGCTGCTTCTTATTTTAATTTGGGAATTGttgctgcttttgatttaaatttaaagcagttgttactttttattttaatttaaaagttgtTGCTGCCTCTGATTTAAATTTAAAGGTTCctgcttttgattttattttgaaagttgttgctgctttaatttaaatttaaaagtagtTGTTACTGTTGATAATGTGGAGTTTGGTTAACGAGAATAACGGGAAATGAGATACGTGGAGAAGAATGTGTCGTTATTAAAATAACGAATGgccttctatttctctctctctctttgaaaataaGATATTTGCTGAACGAATTTTCATGCTGTAGCTCTGTCGAGAATaaaagttaactctctctctctctctctctctcacacacacacacacacacacacacacacacacgcaaagtaACACGTTTGTAGAACTAGGCCTAATTCTCAAGCTGTATGTTTTCGAGAAcgaaaattaactctctctctctctctctctctctctctctctctctctctctctctctctctctctctctctctctctcttataataataCGTTTGCTGAACGAATTTGAAAGTTGAATCTTTTTCGAAAATGAAagttaacgctctctctctctctctctctctctctctctctctctctctctctctctggatcgcAGCAGCATTTGGAAGTGGGGGCCGGTTAGGGGGGTTCCTAATGAGGAATGTAATTGCATCTGGTATTCATGACCCCATTAAGACTTTCGTTTCCGTGATTTCGAGCGAGTGAGCAGCCTCAATGGGAGAAACAGTTTCTTGGAGCAAGtcaatagtatttttattttttgtgtttttagggaaattttttttttttttttttttttgtcctccgTTGGTGGTGCCAAGGGTCCGCCGTCCGCTGGAGGACGATCGGTTACggtcaggctttttttttttgtataaaggaGTAATTtgacgtgtttttatttttgcgagCATATAAACAATTttgctatttgtgtgtgtgttttttttatcttgcagaAGAGTAATTtgacgtgtttttatttttccgagcctatatacaatttttatatatattttttctttttcgtacgAAGTCGTTTTACGTGTTTCAATATTTACCGGCATTTAAACAAGtttgctatgttttttttttttttttcgtgtaaagAAGTAATtttacgtgtttttatttttgcgagTATACAaacaattttcctattttttgtctgtatttttttcgtaaaggaaataattttatgtgattttaattttgcGAACATGTAAACAATTATGGTGGTATTGATATGGATGGTTTTGACATATGCGATGCCAGATGTATTTACAAAATCATTCAGTCAATCAGTTTTGTGTTTTCGCCATCTTCAATGTTTGGAAAGGATGGTTTTGACAGATGCGATGTCAGTTTTATTCGCAAAATCGTTTaatcaatcagttttttttttctcatatggaGTTTTTAGGCGTTGTTTTGttgtcctttatatattttttttttatttagtgcgGATTGGCAtatgtttgttttgcttttaagacattagaaaaaaaaattgaatataaacaTTAAGTTATCTATCTGCTTTTCGTGACAGTTAactacagaaaaaatgaaatatttttacgtAACTTTTAAAGGCAACGGATAATGTCCAATCTCATCCATGTCGGAAACGGGTAGTCCTGTAGCGATTTCATTAGTTGCTTatttattacagttatattatgCCAGCTTTCGCAAACCAGTATTAGGCCCTTACAACCTTCaataatctatataatatatatatatatatatatatatatatatatatatatatatatatatatatatatatatatatatatatacacacacatacacacacacacacatacatacatatattatatatacacatacatacatacgtacatacatacatttattacatTATTCTTCGTGAATGTAGCTTCAATAACGCgtgctttatttctgtttattaattataCTAGCTCAGTAATAACGCCCTGGTAGTTCATTACAGTAATAATACTCCGACAAGTAATTAACCAACCACCACCCCTCTTCTCCCTTTACACTCTCCTCCCCCTGTCCTCCCCCGAATTCAAGCGTAATTCGCCACCATTCACATTCAATTAACGAAACGGTAAAGACACGAGGCCGTTTACGAGAGAACCCGCCGCCGCCGTGttcataataattcattaaaatctcaTCTTTACACCACGTGATGTGTTCAAAACTGGTGTTTTATGAAAACGTCCcatgaaaatgtaaatagtttttatgaccttttcattcatttttatggggtgggggaaggggaggggatctGTGTTTGCGTTGGGGAGTGGAGTGGGAgtagaggagggaggaggaggaaggggaggtgtGTGAGGTGGGCCACTCCACCCGGCCCACCAAAGTTTTGAATGTTGGCAGAGCGGTTTAGTATACCAGTCACACATTCTGCTCTCAGATTTGCATCCCAGTTCATGTAACCggattaggatttttttttttattttggtcggTAACGGGATTAGGATTTTATTTGTAACGGGattaaggattttttatttttatttttttagcgcCTATGTATTTCATTGAAGTTTATGAGGGAGTAAATGGCAATagtattcttttttatctttttttttttgttactgtttcGAGACAAATGATGATACAGCGTTAAGGTATGCGTTGCATCGCTCTCGATTTTCCGAAGCGTTTTTCGTAGGATACAGTGAAAACGTTTGTTGTGGCTttctatgtttgtgtgtatgcatgtatgtgtatgtgcgctcATGTGCGTGTGCATGCTAGCCTAATGAATGATCATCAAACATGGTACTGTTTGCATTGGCTGATTTTCGTaaaccattatattttttcaggtaCAAATTCCTGTAATATCTACTGTTGAAATGTAGTGGCGAAAATGTTTAatttgcgaatatatatataaagagaatttatcaatataaaaaaaaaatcatttattttatgcgCTAGTGACAGTTTTTGCCGAAATCAAGAACCTGGCGCCCGAAGATTagtttttctcatctctcttttCGTTCCTTTCTTGCTTCCTGATTCTTCttgtcttccttctttctttccatttttcctttttcctctttctttctttccttctttcttctttatttccttctttcttctccttctgtcttcccttccttctttctctccttgctttcttttcttccatctttcttcttccttccttcctttcttttcttacttcctCACTTTTCctgcctttcttctctcttctcttcctttttctttccttccttcctgcctgtttcttccttctcctttctggCTATCCCACTACCAGCTTTTTCCTGTAatcccttcttcctttccttctttccttcctcctatcttcctcatttctttcctcgcctcctcccttttcctgcttccctttcttctgtctttccttacctcctacctcttcctgccttccttcccctctttctttccttaCCCCCTAtcttttcctgccttccttccttctttttttcttttcttcttcttccatctttctttcctttcctttctttttctgtttccttgCGGTGAATGGGATCGGATAATGCCATCTGGAGACTTGTAGCTCGTCCCCCGTGGACCATCGCCACATTACCATTACTATTACGCTGGGTACGCTCGCAGGATCCTCAAGAAGAATGCCGGGGATTGGGCGAAGGATGGagtaggatgaggaggagggggaggatgaggatgtggaggagaatgaggaggaggggtaggatgAGGATGTAGAGTAGGATGAGGTTGTGGAGGAGGATGTGGATGAGGAGTAGCAGTAGGATGACGGGGATGATGGGAGTGGATGGGAtgtggaggagaatgaggaggatgTGGATGAGAATGAGGAGGATGAGGTTGTGGATGAGGATGTGGATGAGGAGTAGGATGAGGATGTGGAGGAGGATGTGGATGAGGAGTAGCAGTAGGATGACGGGAGGATGAGGAGTAGGATGAGgatgtggaagaggaaagattgAACTACAGTACGTATATAGGATGACAGGGATAAATGGGATGAAGGTAGGAGGAggatttgaggagagagagagcaaattagtATTTGCAGAAGGGGAAAAATAACTTCGCCGTGCACAGTGAGGacctttttttatgagagagagagagagagagagagagagagagagagagagagagagagagagagagagagagagcgccaagaAACATGGGAGGAACTGAAGTCCTTTTACGTGTCTACGTTAGGATATAAAAAacgagataataaaataaaacttatattctgaaaattaaaagcaattagaagtatatatgtttataattgagGGGAAACAAAATAAGTTCGCTCAGAGCTTATTTGGTGGTTCATTTTTCGTGTCTCATATTCTGATACTTTTGTTGGTTATGCATCTTGCATAATAAGTTTTTATAGTGACTTTCAATAacatatttgaattatatatttcctttgtcaCTAGTTATAGAGGAAGAAAATTtccttacttcattttattattattattattattattattattattattattattattattattattattattattattattattcggtctTTCTGCAGAGTATTTTACgtagatacataaaaaaaaaacagaattgaaGAAATCAGCGGAGGCCTATACATATTTCGTGTATAGCCTTGTGAATCGCTTGtaggaagactctctctctctctctctctctctctctctctgggcgtcGATTCCGTCTCGGGGGAGCCATTACCTGTGATAGCGAGTGTATTTTTCCTATTTCAGCCTATCTTAGGGGAAAAAACACCCTATCACCTATAGGCTCCGTAGCTTCCCATGCCCTAGCGCCGTAAGGTTTCCCTGGGGGAAAAatctatagctctctctctctctctctctctctctctctctctctctctctctctctctctctctctctctatagtttctctctctctatacagtagtgaaaaaaaaattctctcaactatagtttctctctcttcttatacagTAGTGTCAGAAGGATTTCCTTTTCgggaaaaataaatctctctctctctctctctctctctctctctctctctctctctctctctctctctctctctctctctctacagcctACAGCTCAGGAATTCTCCCTCTGATTTCTTTGGGTAGTTACGATTGAACGattggatactctctctctctctctctctctctctctctctctctctctctctctctctctctccagcagaaGGATTCTTCTGCTGATTTCGTTGGATAGTTACaacaattaaattctctctctctctctctctctctctctctctctctctctctctctctctctctctctctctctctctcagtgatttctTTGGTTAGTTACGGCGATTAAATATCTCCTCCGTCGTATATCTTCATCTGAACCTCCCCCCAGACTTCTTTCCTCCGTCTGATTATACTTGCAAATGCTCCTGCGATATATATTACCTTTCtcccaagtgtttgttttttgtgtgttttttatggttttatttgtaTTGGGCTCGGTGTTTTTTCTTACTGGAGTTtgggggcttttttttttattttattattattattattattattattattattattattattattattattattattattagttcttcggcggctttcttttttgtcttgtgattttgttttgaatttatatctgtatttattattatgcagctaaaatatttctaaacgggtgcgagagagagagagagagcggcaatCGTTTTGATTTTAAACAGTCGGTAAACTTTCTCACAACTTATTCCGCCAAAACCTTTCTGAATgtcagtgggagagagagagattttcgtcgaCGATCCGGTATCTAATTATTATACATAGTCTGCCCGTCCGAACAGGCCAATATACAAGTTCGTTGAAGTCCTCTACCGACAAAGTCCGAGTTCCCTACCTGGATAgtatgtggaggggggagggatgTTGGGGGGGGCGCCTCAAATATGCATGGGACATGGCCGTCATGCAATCGCAATGAACTCAACTTATTTCTAGACCCAGAAACACTATCCGGAGCATCGAATATGGAGGAGGTCGTGAAATATAATGACGGGAAATATGATGACGGGAAATGTAATGACGTCAGCGCCGGGCAACAGGACTGAATAACATCAATGCTTGCAtgcaatcagtcagtcagtggtCTAATTCCGATGTAGTTCCTTATTTATGTGACGTttgtttatttacacacatacactatcACGTagacacgtgtatgtatgtatatatatatatatatatatatatatatatatatatatatatatatatatatatatatatatatatatatatatatatatatatatatatatatatatatatatatatacatatatatatatacatacatacatacatacatacatacatacatacatacatacatacatacatacaca contains these protein-coding regions:
- the LOC136850478 gene encoding forkhead box protein L2-like, which gives rise to MEGIRLEHGEGRGFARVGGGGGGGGGGGGGGGGGGGGRGGGAGGGHHHHHHHHQLQGKGRESEAKGRPGGRRKGTMADAAAAAAGCCYVPRADNTAASVPGAAIPAATSNCVRSMRRRLFDTAEAAFNLSSSTSSSYSSSSRHPTATPHPHPPPHPHPTPHPHPHPQPHPPHSHPHPPHSPPHPIHSHHPRHPTATPHPHPPPQPHPTLHPHPTPPPHSPPHPHPPPPPHPTPSFAQSPAFFLRILRAYPA